The genomic segment GAGCAGATGGAGCACCTGATCTGGTATTAGAGAGGTGGGTCTTTCAGGGAAAATGTCCTCGAGGAAACAGACTCAAAATTGAGACCTCAACATGAATTGCATCCATGCAGGTATAAGAACAAGCTGATCCATTATCCCTAGGTTTCAACCCTCTTGATCGACAAGATTTCGACTTAAACATGCTTTTTGGTGGTTTCAAACTTTCTCACTGTTCTTGTCAAAATATCACAAGTACTGACTTCACCTTAAAGTTTTACCTGAGGTTGGGGAACTCAGGAGCCCATAGGCAAAGTAAAATTAGACAGAAGTAGTAGTGGGAGAGTGACAACTCCTTCTAGAAGGACAAGGACCAGCACAACCTCAGAAAGAGTTGCAGAGTTCTATGCAGGGGTTCTGATGTTTCTGATGTGACGCAGAAGTCCTAAGATAGTGGATTTTCCAGGATAGGAAGGTAAGAGAAGGACCTTGGCCAGGTAGAACTTCCAACAGACATGGGCAGAGGTATATTTTCTGAAGTGAATTAAAGCAATTGACGTTTATCTACTCTTTGCTAGGTTCTGTTCTATATGCTTTTAATTTATTGCTGCTTTTTAGTTTTTGAATAGTTTAGTTTGTTTAGTCTTAGTTTTAGTTTTATACTCTGATGATGATATCAACAGAGTCTTTCTCTAGGCAGCTTTTGATGCTACTAGGTCTCAGAAATGGAGGCGCCATTACGATTTCAACAAGAGAGGGTTAGCACTCCTAAGCCATAACTAAAAAAAGAACCTCATCTGTACTTaatttaccaaaaaccaaaccaaacccattgatcaattctgattcgtagtgaccctacaataaccctctagaacagagtagaactgttccatagaacttccaaggagtgactggtggatttgaactcccaactttttggttagcagccaacctcttaaccactgtgccaccaaggcaccataatttatttaggacagtggaaaaaaaaaatcttgggatAGCACAGGGCATTATAATAGGCACTCAATGCTGTAAAACCTTGGACTGATTGGGTTTTAGCAATCTTCTGGGCAGCTAGCAGAATTTTTAGCCCCAGAACTCAGCATTGTCCTTTCTAAGGTCTAGGTACTCGATTATGGCACAGCAGATCTCTTTGGTCTTGATACTGTATATGATTGGGTTAAGCATGGGAGGCACAAAGAGGTAGATGTTGGCCATGAGGAGGTGGACAGCAAGTGGAGCATGCTTTCCAAAGTGGTGCACCAGGGACAGCCCCACCACGGGCACAAAGAATACCAGCACAGCACAGAGGTGTGAGGTACATGTTTGGAAAGCTCAAAGCCGCTCCTCTTGGGAGGCCAGTCCTGCCACTGTTTTCAGGATGAGCCCATAAGACAGCACAGTGAGCATCAGGTCCAGCATTACAGTTTACACCACCACTGTCAGTCCATATAGGTTGTTAAAGGTAGTGTCTGTGCAGGTCAGATGTATTACTTCCTGGCGAAGGCAATATGAGTGGGAGAGGACTTGAGGACCACAGTAAGGAAAAGTCTTCAAGAGGAGGAAAATGTGGACATGGGCCAGGGGGCCCTGGAGGACGATGACCAGACCTACTCTGACCACTCGCTGGTCAGTGATTATGACTGAGTATCTTAGGGTGCGGCAGATGGCCACAAAGTGGTCAAAGGACATGATGAGGAGCACTGAAGATTCCGGAAAGGAAAAAGAGTGGATACAGAACATCTGGATTTGACAAGCTTCAAAGTAGATCCCATGGCAGTTGAACCAAAAGATCCCCATAGTTGTGGGGAAGGTGGACACTGACAGTCCCACGTCAGAGAGGGCCAGCAATGACAGCAAAtagtacatgggtgtgtgtagaTGAGGGTTGGTCTTAATGATTATCAGGGTGAAACAATTGCCTGAGGTGGCCACCAGGAACATAAAAACAAATGGAATGAAAATCCAGTGTTCCATGACTTCCAATCCAGGAAAGCCAGTGAGATAGAACATGGGGCTGAACCAAGTGATGTTGGTCTGGAACATGAACTGAGAACTGAAAGGATATTGGTCTGACATTTTGGTGGAACTGAGCTGAAAATAAGTGAATATTTCTGGATGTTTATTCTTCAATTTCACTAACGTTCACAGCATCATAAACAACATCAAGTCATCATTATCTTTAATATCAAGTGCTCCACTGTTAGCAATCCTGCCACCAACATAACATTGAAAATTTCTGTCCtctgtatttctatttcttctcagtctcctttgctggaTTCTCTTCTTTGCTCATCCCTTAAATATAGTTGTTTCCATTCTTGGCTATTTTCCGGTCATGCCCTATTATCTCTCCTGAGGCAATGTCACCCATTCCCATGACTTTATTTACCATCCATAGGTTGATAAATATCAAATGTATAACTCCagcacttcccttttcttctcTTCTGATCCCAAGGCTCATATATCTAGCAGCATGCTGAGCACCTGCACCTAGAAGTTTCATAGTTACTTCAGACGCATGCCAAAAATTTAGCTTGTCATATACTTCCTGGGAAGAAATTGAAATCACATTGTTTTGTTAAATGTTagcatttaaaaggaaaaatcctgatatatatatgtatatatatatgtatgatttttttgattTAATTAATTAGTCACTTATCTGGCCAACAACTAGTTCCTGATCCACTCAAATAAAAAGGTTTCTTGTGCAACCTAAATAAAACTGTGTGCTTGTTAGGCAAAGGGAAATTTTATCCATTAGTTCCTCAGTCAAAGCTAAACCAATTaacattgaaaaaaataaatcatgtgCTTGCTTTAAATGTGTTACTTTAagaacatttattgagcccttcTACTTagaagagtccctgagtggcaccaacagttaagtgctcagctactaaccaaaaactaTTAACtaccaacccacccagaggtgcccagaagacaggcctggtgatctgcatcctaagtcacagcctcgaaaaccctgtggagcagttctgctctgcacactgggggtttccatgagtcagaattgacttgacgacaattaGCAACAACTCCTTAGGATACACTAACCactgtaataaaatatttttatgattaaactcattgcccttgagtcagttctgactcatggtgacctcatgtgttacagagcagaactgctccacagagttttttggctgtaaaagcggttcaccaggcctttcttccacagagccattgggtgggtttgaactgctgggctttaggttagcaaccaatcACATGCTGCTTGTGTCACTCAGGGTCCTTGTAATGACAGCATATGTAAGTCTTCTCTATTGCACTAACTTGTTTGCTTCTTGCATGGCAGCTATATAAAGTTGTAATTTTTTACtgctgtgtgtgtgcgcacatgtatatatatcacccaaatatatattttaattatctgCCTCCCCTGTTAAAATGCAAGCTTCATAGAGGCAGGGGACGTATGCACCAATGTATCCTCAGTATGTATTGATTACTAGCATTTAGAGACATCTTATTAAATGATTCTTGGTACCTATTAATTATTAGCATACAGGGACTTTTTATTAAATGATTATGAAATAAATGatagaagcagaattgatgcTTTCTGTCACTAAATCTCGATAAACAATATAGCATAATGGCATCTCAAAAACATGTGCCCCTTTTGAGATATGaatttaattttctctgtaactGACTTTGGTCTGACCATCCAATTACTTTAGATTACTCTtgagatccctggtggcacaagggttaaagtgctcagctgccgaccaaaaggttggtggttcgaactcacaagaaaaagatgtgacagtctgcttccgtaaatattacagccttggacaccatATGGCATAGTTCTAacctgtctcatagggtcactgtgagttagaatcaactcgacagcaatgggtttggtttggaatttGTGTAAAATTTGTCTCACTTTACTGTAGCAGTTCCAATCTTGGTCAGTCAATGTAAAGGATACCTTCTTCATGTATTTAATGTTTCACAGCATTCAAAATCCAAATTCTGAACTTTAAGACTCACACTAAAAGGCTGagactgtcagtgatagaaataataaaaaactgcATTAATAATCACTGCTGTCATCATTACTTTTCAATTCACTTTGctattttctttatgtctttttttttatgtctttttccaGGAGCAGAATGTAGATGCTGCACAGGCCACAAGATGGCAGGAGATGTTTACAGAGTAATAATTGACTCAGTGGAGGCCACCCCAGAGGAAGATGCAAAGAAAGAACCTGTTGACAGCACAGGAGGCTTGGAGGCAGGAATCCAAGGTCTCTTTTCCCATCTTCTGTGCCCTGCAGTGCCTCATCACAGGGTAGTTGTGAGAATCCAATGGGAGCTCTTACAGTAGACTATCTTGCAAGCTATGATTAAGTGACTTTGCAAGGTGGCATATGTGTATGTGTCAGAATTTCTCTTCCTTCTAAGCCACACTGAGACTGAGAGACTGGCTTCTGTCCCCAGTGAAGAGGCCTTTCTCCTAGCCCATTCAGTGTAGGAAGGTGTCGTTGTGCGGAAAGCTTGGGAGGGGAATGGTTGGAGACCAGAAGGCATGTGCCCAAGAGATAATGTGCCAAGCCCTGGGAGTGACTAAAAGTCTGGACCTGTCGTCCTCATGACCAGATAACACTCACCACCCTGCATGCACTGGGCTCCTGCTTGGGGTGAGTGGGAGCCAGTCACTGGTGAGGAACTATTTTCCTGAATTTCAAATTCTATCCCACAAGTTCTTATGTCTCAGGGGAACACACTCATCTTCCTCCGTTCTTTAACATCCTactcactatgaatcagaattgtctCTACAGGACTGGGTACCCACAGATTTAACTTCCCTGGAGTTCTTTTTCTAAtcctcacttctctctctctcaccttctctcCTTTGTCTCTTCTCCTTCTGCCAACATTTCCCTGCCCCTTAACTTGTCACTTAGGGCTAACTCCATACTCTTTACACACCATTTTTAATCTTGCCCTTTTGGGCTCATCTCTGAGTCACCTAATCCTTAGCATAAAGATGGACAGGCAATGCATGCCTCGGAGGAACTCTTGCATCATCAGCTGACCCAAAAGTCTGCTAATGGCCTGGCTGTTCTACAGGGTGATTGATTGGTTCTGTGTTACCCTCTGACTAGCCCCTAGCAGTGCTTTAACTTGTATTGTGCCCAGAACTAGTGACAAAGCTGACACTCCCCTTTATATCTCACATTCATTTCTCTCTGGTCACAATTAGACTCCTCAGAATTCCAGAGAGTTAGGCACAGGTCTTCTAAGAATAGTCAGGGGCAGATACTCCACCCTACTATCAAGTAAGCATATAGTGAGCGTCTATGATGTTCTAGAGAGTATGGGTTGAAGTGGAGGCGATGCCTGGATCTTAACCTCTGTCCTCAAAAGGTTCTTTCAAGAGATAGAAAAAGTTACTACATAATTTGAATGTATTCAGTCAGGTTGTTTTATTGCCGTGTTAAGTTGCTCTGTGTCCTCAACACACCTGGAATGGTGAGATGCAGGTAGACAGTGTCACACCCAGAGTCTTGTCAGGGCAACCAGATGATATGTATATCTCGTTCATGCTTTTTGTATGAAAATGCTTtatggaaagacattccatgtAGTGCTACTATATCCACTCTTGTGCATAAAGGGGAGATTAGTGAATGACTGGTGGATTAAAATAGATTGGACTGTCCTTAAGTATCTATCCAAGTGAACCTCCTCATAGTATTTCCTACCACATAGTTGGTTTTATCCCTTCTCCCATATCTGAGAACATGCTGCAAGACTGAAACCAGCCTAATGTTATTTTGCCTTTGGCATCACAGTATGCTCCGATCCCCTGGTTTCTAGATCTGGCAAGAACTTATGGCATTTTAATAACTCTACTCTCAAGACACTGAGTCTGTGGCTGAATGACCACCATCTCTTCAAGTTCACTATGTACTTCCAtgaaattttgatttttaaatattttattttaagcaaAATACCTGGCCCCATGGGCTAAATGTCACAGAACTCCTCACCAGATACAAAAGTTTTTGAACAGTCAAAATAGACCATCAGTTGAATTCAAAATTATCACAAGACTACTACAGACACACTTGGTTTTATCAAGATTCTTTTATTTACCCAACACTGAGCCTTTGCTGTGGCAAGGATGGGAAGAAGCAGCACTAGTTTGAGCAACATCTTTGTCGTCTTTTGTTCCGTActcttttaaatctcttcttcctctctttcttggTTATCCAGTAGCCTCTTAGAAAAACACAGAGGCCACAATGTTTGAAAACCATTCACTAAAACCAACTTTTCATATAACCACATTAAGAGAGAAATTCACAAATGAAAACCTAGTAAAGTTGAAAAGGTATCCTGTGAGGTTGACTTTATTATACTCAAAATATTTGCCCAGGAACAAaggggtggttaagagctacaaatgccaaccaaagggtcagcagtttgaatctactagccactcattggaaaccctatggggcaattgtaccctgacttatagggtctctacgagttggaatcaactcgacagcaacaggttaagtTATTAGTGGAATGAGAGAATTTGAGTGCAAAGGAAATATCAATTGAGTTCATGCTAAGAGCCTTACACTGTCCTTAGTATTTTATGTGTCTTACGATATTCCGTCGTCGTAAAAAAAGGGAGCTGTGGAAGAAATAGTTGTTCATGAAAGGCAATTTTTTCTGAGATTTGATTCGTTTAACTTAATGAGTTTCTTAAAAACTTACTCCAGTGAAGCTATCATTACATTTATCATTATATCCTTTTTAGATAGAAGACAGTAAAAGTCAGGTACTTGATTGGGCCAGAGATAAAAATTGTAGCATACTACTATGAATCTGCTTGGTTTTGATACTGTAGTTTATGAGGTTCATGAAGAGTGAGAAAGGAAGTATATGTAGCTCATTGTGATATGTACTAgatggggaacattcattttaaaTCTATAAATAAATGTCATACCATCCACAGTGACAAAGATGAGGATGCAGCAGATGTGGGAGACAAAAGTGCTGAGGGCCTTGGTGCTCTCTTCTCTAAAAGCAATGCCCAGGACAGTCCTGAGAATCAAAATGTAGGAGAAAAAGATGATGAGAAAGCCAAACAGGACCATTGCAACCACAACCACATCCACAATTATAGAAATCATTGAAGGTGAAGTCAGCACAGGTCAATTTGATAATATCCTGGTGGAGGCAGAATGCTTTGAGAAAGAACATGGGATCTGAAATAGGAAGATCAACAGGCAGTATTAGAGGCAAGGTGAGAATAAAACCCCTTATAAAAAATCCAATCCCAGTCTTTATTACTTGGGTGTTGGTGAGAATGGACATCTATTTTGGAGGTTTTTGGATAGTGATGAACCAATCATAGATCATGGCAAGTAAGACTCCAAACTCTGTgatagagaggctgtggaggctTAGAGAAAGCAGGCATGGTTGTTAATTTTCCTGTGATTCATTCACACCATGTACGGCACTATAGGCATTATAATCAGGGTCATCCCAAAGTCTAAGGTTGCCAGCATGGCTAAGAAATAGTACATGGGCTCTTGATAGGTTATGGTCATCCTTGATGACAAATATTAGGAAGCTGTTGCCAAGAAGTATGGAGATGTAGACTATTGATAATGGGATAGAGATCCAGTGATGTGCCTTTTCCAGGCCCAGGAAGCCAGTCAGCAGAAAATCTGTGGCATTGATGTTGTGTTCCATGACTATTGCAAAAGGTTAAGGTTTCTCTTAAAGAAATTCTAATTATACGTCTGCAGGTCTTCATAAATTTCCCTTTAGTGGCCTTTAGTTCTTTATTTAGTGTGAATGTTCTTTGAGTTTCAGTGAtactaaagaaaataataaatagttGTTTTTTAGGAGAAcactagagaagaaaaagaaatattataaacaggaattaaaaaatgaaacatcTAATGTACATGTCATGCCATATTCTAGAAAATGAGCATACAGTAGTAAGTGTGAAAAATAGAGTCTATTTTTGTTAGGATACAGAGGGTTTATTGGTTTCAATAATTATACAAAAAGGGCTAACATGAACTATGATGGGTAGGGGTAAAAAAACACATGAACAATTAtgttttggaaatatttttatcaGTATTGGGAGGGGATAGAATATAGAGAAATGTCAAGAGGCACCTGTGTATTATCACAGTCTTTGACAAAAATATTCTGGTATGAACTgataacatatatgtatatataaagccCCCAATACTTCTAGTCTTTCACTTTTAGACAATTCTTTAGTTAAAGTTTCCGCTCCTCCAATTTCTAACCATATAATCTTGAGTAAGTCAGTTAAACTTTTTCAGCCAACAATACTATTCTGAAAGTAAATAAGACAAGATAAAGTCACCTTGTCCTGTGAGAACTAAATTTAATATTTGAGGGTGGGCTTTGTAAGTGAGGTTCTTATTTGTTGTTTTACTCTGTTTGGCATGGGTATATCAGGGTCACTCACACTCACATGCATTGAATCATTCCAATTTGTTCAAGATGCTTGGAGAAGAGGTTAAAGATAACAGGTTTTAAGGAGGCTGGGGATGCCAGTGTCCAAAATGAGCAGCTAGAATCTGGTGAAAGGTGACTAGTGCCCGGGTGGGACAGGGAGAAATGAAAAGAGAGCAACACTTTGGTAAGTATGGATCTGACCAATAGGAAACTTTTAAGGGAGTGGGAATGGGGCAAACTCTGCCTTGGTACGGTTCAGAAAAGTAGAAATAAGATATAAAAACACTTTGCTTTGGCAGAGTTAGGTTTGGGTTATATATTTGCAC from the Loxodonta africana isolate mLoxAfr1 chromosome 7, mLoxAfr1.hap2, whole genome shotgun sequence genome contains:
- the LOC100655592 gene encoding LOW QUALITY PROTEIN: olfactory receptor 51M1-like (The sequence of the model RefSeq protein was modified relative to this genomic sequence to represent the inferred CDS: substituted 2 bases at 2 genomic stop codons); the encoded protein is MSDQYPFSSQFMFQTNITWFSPMFYLTGFPGLEVMEHWIFIPFVFMFLVATSGNCFTLIIIKTNPHLHTPMYYLLSLLALSDVGLSVSTFPTTMGIFWFNCHGIYFEACQIQMFCIHSFSFPESSVLLIMSFDHFVAICRTLRYSVIITDQRVVRVGLVIVLQGPLAHVHIFLLLKTFPYCGPQVLSHSYCLRQEVIHLTCTDTTFNNLYGLTVVVXTVMLDLMLTVLSYGLILKTVAGLASQEERLXAFQTCTSHLCAVLVFFVPVVGLSLVHHFGKHAPLAVHLLMANIYLFVPPMLNPIIYSIKTKEICCAIIEYLDLRKDNAEFWG